Proteins from a genomic interval of Rosa chinensis cultivar Old Blush chromosome 2, RchiOBHm-V2, whole genome shotgun sequence:
- the LOC112189394 gene encoding tRNA A64-2'-O-ribosylphosphate transferase isoform X2: MVSCGLLQRARVQYTRHDNPFLVKFPVSLSQPPNQKPTLFRRKLTNRKTEPVLSLSLSLMEDDEDTRQLSIYRAARTIKRRDNTLYNALRSIYDDSVFVGEIFQLWPDLPLLANLRCGLWYSRTFHATCYFKSTDGHNNNWSFNTSRLNLHVAQLAGQKGGCFIVDATRRGKRFPDSMSKTIPIWTCVLNRSIQNHRERMRQSALVNDGLSLENHKESSTCDEYYGDTRQMPIDWDCSLHLPLWVSGTERASIEKRLEEWTQQLDASGADISSLASCLKKPLRPLWISQKTVIWLNEVPDHESWDFTPIILVSASSLSGVVQHRISSEFSWNYIPGAGDDEESWARGLTPSLFWNCAYDIINAGPEMCNQMVADIVEKDRVYRARRGQDVPQVTVKAPNLLPSSDHRLRDNDESQLAVDLANFNIDRNSSDEDCVISWLGLTNLAVGTSQNAGVSKVDCILNCDKESISADPKAYLHLPMVTSKFDRFSLLNNLPSAVNFAKLNLSQGKTLLICCDNGEDISVCICLAILTALFDEEGTFDGGNFFSDTCITKLEMRRRLITICKYVVNARPSRGNLKQVFNFLSSGRAGLTNMPT, translated from the exons ATGGTGTCGTGTGGGCTGCTACAGAGAGCCAGAGTCCAATACACACGACACGACAACCCTTTTTTAGTTAAGTTCCCAGTTTCACTGTCCCAGCCGCCAAATCAGAAACCAACCCTTTTCCGGCGAAAACTAACGAACAGAAAAACAGAACcagtactctctctctctctctctctcatggaaGACGACGAGGATACGCGTCAGCTGAGCATATACAGAGCCGCCAGAACCATAAAGCGCAGGGACAACACCCTCTACAACGCCCTCAGATCCATCTACGACGACTCTGTCTTCGTCGGCGAGATCTTCCAGCTCTGGCCCGACCTCCCTCTCCTCGCCAACCTCCGATGTGGCCTCTGGTACTCCCGAACGTTCCACGCCACGTGTTACTTCAAGTCCACCGACGGCCACAACAACAACTGGTCCTTCAACACGTCCCGGCTCAACCTCCACGTCGCTCAGCTCGCAG GACAGAAGGGCGGGTGTTTTATTGTGGATGCAACTAGGAGAGGGAAGCGGTTTCCGGACAGCATGTCGAAGACGATTCCGATTTGGACTTGCGTTTTGAACCGTTCGATTCAAAACCATCGAGAAAGAATGCGGCAGAGTGCTCTGGTTAATGATGGGCTGAGTTTAGAAAACCACAAG GAGTCAAGTACTTGTGATGAATATTATGGAGATACAAGACAGATGCCTATTGATTGGGATTGTTCCTTGCATCTTCCGCTTTGGGTGTCTGGAACAGAGAGAGCTTCTATCGAGAAGCGATTAGAAGAATGGACTCAACAGTTGGATGCAAGTGGAGCTGATATTAGCTCTCTTGCTTCTTGTTTAAAAAAGCCTTTACGCCCTCTATGGATATCACAGAAAACTGTCATTTGGTTGAATGAAGTTCCAGATCATGAGTCCTGGGATTTCACACCTATCATTCTTGTTTCTGCCTCATCCCTGAGCGGTGTTGTGCAACACAGGATTAGTTCAGAATTTAGCTGGAATTATATACCAGGAGCTGGCGATGATGAAGAAAGTTGGGCGAGGGGTTTAACACCTAGTCTTTTCTGGAATTGTGCCTATGATATTATAAATGCAGGTCCTGAAATGTGTAATCAGATGGTGGCTGATATAGTTGAGAAGGATAGAGTGTATCGTGCTCGAAGGGGACAGGATGTTCCTCAGGTCACTGTTAAGGCTCCAAATCTGTTACCAAGCTCGGATCATCGGTTGAGGGACAATGATGAGTCACAATTAGCCGTGGATCTTGCAAACTTTAATATCGATCGTAATTCTTCTGATGAAGATTGTGTTATATCTTGGCTTGGTTTGACTAACCTTGCTGTAGGCACATCTCAGAACG CCGGAGTATCTAAAGTTGACTGCATATTAAATTGTGATAAGGAGTCTATCTCTGCTGATCCTAAAGCATATTTACATCTTCCTATGGTG ACATCAAAGTTTGATCGCTTCTCCTTGTTAAATAATCTCCCTTCTGCGGTAAACTTTGCAAAGTTGAATCTCAGCCAAGGGAAGACACTTCTAATTTGTTGCGATAATG GGGAAGATATCAGTGTATGCATCTGTCTGGCAATCTTGACAGCACTATTTGATGAAGAAG GAACCTTCGATGGTGGAAACTTCTTCAGTGACACATGCATTACCAAGTTAGAAATGCGGAGAAGACTCATTACTATCTGCAA ATATGTAGTAAATGCCAGGCCATCAAGAGGGAATCTGAAGCAGGTTTTTAACTTTCTTAGTAGTGGAAGAGCTGGTTTGACAAACATGCCTACGTAG
- the LOC112189394 gene encoding tRNA A64-2'-O-ribosylphosphate transferase isoform X1, which yields MVSCGLLQRARVQYTRHDNPFLVKFPVSLSQPPNQKPTLFRRKLTNRKTEPVLSLSLSLMEDDEDTRQLSIYRAARTIKRRDNTLYNALRSIYDDSVFVGEIFQLWPDLPLLANLRCGLWYSRTFHATCYFKSTDGHNNNWSFNTSRLNLHVAQLAGQKGGCFIVDATRRGKRFPDSMSKTIPIWTCVLNRSIQNHRERMRQSALVNDGLSLENHKESSTCDEYYGDTRQMPIDWDCSLHLPLWVSGTERASIEKRLEEWTQQLDASGADISSLASCLKKPLRPLWISQKTVIWLNEVPDHESWDFTPIILVSASSLSGVVQHRISSEFSWNYIPGAGDDEESWARGLTPSLFWNCAYDIINAGPEMCNQMVADIVEKDRVYRARRGQDVPQVTVKAPNLLPSSDHRLRDNDESQLAVDLANFNIDRNSSDEDCVISWLGLTNLAVGTSQNAGVSKVDCILNCDKESISADPKAYLHLPMVTSKFDRFSLLNNLPSAVNFAKLNLSQGKTLLICCDNGEDISVCICLAILTALFDEEGTFDGGNFFSDTCITKLEMRRRLITICKYVVNARPSRGNLKQVFNFLSSGRAGLTNMPT from the exons ATGGTGTCGTGTGGGCTGCTACAGAGAGCCAGAGTCCAATACACACGACACGACAACCCTTTTTTAGTTAAGTTCCCAGTTTCACTGTCCCAGCCGCCAAATCAGAAACCAACCCTTTTCCGGCGAAAACTAACGAACAGAAAAACAGAACcagtactctctctctctctctctctcatggaaGACGACGAGGATACGCGTCAGCTGAGCATATACAGAGCCGCCAGAACCATAAAGCGCAGGGACAACACCCTCTACAACGCCCTCAGATCCATCTACGACGACTCTGTCTTCGTCGGCGAGATCTTCCAGCTCTGGCCCGACCTCCCTCTCCTCGCCAACCTCCGATGTGGCCTCTGGTACTCCCGAACGTTCCACGCCACGTGTTACTTCAAGTCCACCGACGGCCACAACAACAACTGGTCCTTCAACACGTCCCGGCTCAACCTCCACGTCGCTCAGCTCGCAG GACAGAAGGGCGGGTGTTTTATTGTGGATGCAACTAGGAGAGGGAAGCGGTTTCCGGACAGCATGTCGAAGACGATTCCGATTTGGACTTGCGTTTTGAACCGTTCGATTCAAAACCATCGAGAAAGAATGCGGCAGAGTGCTCTGGTTAATGATGGGCTGAGTTTAGAAAACCACAAG GAGTCAAGTACTTGTGATGAATATTATGGAGATACAAGACAGATGCCTATTGATTGGGATTGTTCCTTGCATCTTCCGCTTTGGGTGTCTGGAACAGAGAGAGCTTCTATCGAGAAGCGATTAGAAGAATGGACTCAACAGTTGGATGCAAGTGGAGCTGATATTAGCTCTCTTGCTTCTTGTTTAAAAAAGCCTTTACGCCCTCTATGGATATCACAGAAAACTGTCATTTGGTTGAATGAAGTTCCAGATCATGAGTCCTGGGATTTCACACCTATCATTCTTGTTTCTGCCTCATCCCTGAGCGGTGTTGTGCAACACAGGATTAGTTCAGAATTTAGCTGGAATTATATACCAGGAGCTGGCGATGATGAAGAAAGTTGGGCGAGGGGTTTAACACCTAGTCTTTTCTGGAATTGTGCCTATGATATTATAAATGCAGGTCCTGAAATGTGTAATCAGATGGTGGCTGATATAGTTGAGAAGGATAGAGTGTATCGTGCTCGAAGGGGACAGGATGTTCCTCAGGTCACTGTTAAGGCTCCAAATCTGTTACCAAGCTCGGATCATCGGTTGAGGGACAATGATGAGTCACAATTAGCCGTGGATCTTGCAAACTTTAATATCGATCGTAATTCTTCTGATGAAGATTGTGTTATATCTTGGCTTGGTTTGACTAACCTTGCTGTAGGCACATCTCAGAACG CCGGAGTATCTAAAGTTGACTGCATATTAAATTGTGATAAGGAGTCTATCTCTGCTGATCCTAAAGCATATTTACATCTTCCTATGGTG ACATCAAAGTTTGATCGCTTCTCCTTGTTAAATAATCTCCCTTCTGCGGTAAACTTTGCAAAGTTGAATCTCAGCCAAGGGAAGACACTTCTAATTTGTTGCGATAATG GGGAAGATATCAGTGTATGCATCTGTCTGGCAATCTTGACAGCACTATTTGATGAAGAAG GAACCTTCGATGGTGGAAACTTCTTCAGTGACACATGCATTACCAAGTTAGAAATGCGGAGAAGACTCATTACTATCTGCAAATATGTAGTAAATGCCAGGCCATCAAGAGGGAATCTGAAGCAGGTTTTTAACTTTCTTAGTAGTGGAAGAGCTG GTTTGACAAACATGCCTACGTAG
- the LOC112189394 gene encoding uncharacterized protein LOC112189394 isoform X3, producing MSKTIPIWTCVLNRSIQNHRERMRQSALVNDGLSLENHKESSTCDEYYGDTRQMPIDWDCSLHLPLWVSGTERASIEKRLEEWTQQLDASGADISSLASCLKKPLRPLWISQKTVIWLNEVPDHESWDFTPIILVSASSLSGVVQHRISSEFSWNYIPGAGDDEESWARGLTPSLFWNCAYDIINAGPEMCNQMVADIVEKDRVYRARRGQDVPQVTVKAPNLLPSSDHRLRDNDESQLAVDLANFNIDRNSSDEDCVISWLGLTNLAVGTSQNAGVSKVDCILNCDKESISADPKAYLHLPMVTSKFDRFSLLNNLPSAVNFAKLNLSQGKTLLICCDNGEDISVCICLAILTALFDEEGTFDGGNFFSDTCITKLEMRRRLITICKYVVNARPSRGNLKQVFNFLSSGRAGLTNMPT from the exons ATGTCGAAGACGATTCCGATTTGGACTTGCGTTTTGAACCGTTCGATTCAAAACCATCGAGAAAGAATGCGGCAGAGTGCTCTGGTTAATGATGGGCTGAGTTTAGAAAACCACAAG GAGTCAAGTACTTGTGATGAATATTATGGAGATACAAGACAGATGCCTATTGATTGGGATTGTTCCTTGCATCTTCCGCTTTGGGTGTCTGGAACAGAGAGAGCTTCTATCGAGAAGCGATTAGAAGAATGGACTCAACAGTTGGATGCAAGTGGAGCTGATATTAGCTCTCTTGCTTCTTGTTTAAAAAAGCCTTTACGCCCTCTATGGATATCACAGAAAACTGTCATTTGGTTGAATGAAGTTCCAGATCATGAGTCCTGGGATTTCACACCTATCATTCTTGTTTCTGCCTCATCCCTGAGCGGTGTTGTGCAACACAGGATTAGTTCAGAATTTAGCTGGAATTATATACCAGGAGCTGGCGATGATGAAGAAAGTTGGGCGAGGGGTTTAACACCTAGTCTTTTCTGGAATTGTGCCTATGATATTATAAATGCAGGTCCTGAAATGTGTAATCAGATGGTGGCTGATATAGTTGAGAAGGATAGAGTGTATCGTGCTCGAAGGGGACAGGATGTTCCTCAGGTCACTGTTAAGGCTCCAAATCTGTTACCAAGCTCGGATCATCGGTTGAGGGACAATGATGAGTCACAATTAGCCGTGGATCTTGCAAACTTTAATATCGATCGTAATTCTTCTGATGAAGATTGTGTTATATCTTGGCTTGGTTTGACTAACCTTGCTGTAGGCACATCTCAGAACG CCGGAGTATCTAAAGTTGACTGCATATTAAATTGTGATAAGGAGTCTATCTCTGCTGATCCTAAAGCATATTTACATCTTCCTATGGTG ACATCAAAGTTTGATCGCTTCTCCTTGTTAAATAATCTCCCTTCTGCGGTAAACTTTGCAAAGTTGAATCTCAGCCAAGGGAAGACACTTCTAATTTGTTGCGATAATG GGGAAGATATCAGTGTATGCATCTGTCTGGCAATCTTGACAGCACTATTTGATGAAGAAG GAACCTTCGATGGTGGAAACTTCTTCAGTGACACATGCATTACCAAGTTAGAAATGCGGAGAAGACTCATTACTATCTGCAAATATGTAGTAAATGCCAGGCCATCAAGAGGGAATCTGAAGCAGGTTTTTAACTTTCTTAGTAGTGGAAGAGCTGGTTTGACAAACATGCCTACGTAG
- the LOC112188961 gene encoding senescence/dehydration-associated protein At4g35985, chloroplastic, producing MGCFSSSSSKSKSKSKFKSTTNTSQYDQTAAQPLQYHEPPNKNVQQQILLQIPGCRVHLMEEGEALELAVGEFILENIFDENISLATVIKIGEELQWPLTKDEPVVKIDDLHYLFSLPMRDGDPLSYGVTFPEQYASHLGFLDSFLKEHSCFTITSNSSATKNVKGVDWKEYAPRIDDYNNVLAKAIAGGTGQIVRGIFMCSNAYANQLHKGGETTLARPVEEKRYGKQESHSKNSNATNKSGMNRSLKRVRRLSKMTSNLSKSMLDGVGLVTGSVMKPVVKSQAGKAFLNMVPGQVLLASLDAINKILDAAEVAEKQALSATSAATTRMVSNRYGESAGEATEHAFATAGHCANTAWNIFKIRKAINPASSVKTGVLNAAKNKNKSS from the exons ATGGGTTGCTTCAGTTCTTCCagttccaaatccaaatccaaatccaaatttaaatCCACCACCAACACATCTCAGTATGATCAAACTGCTGCTCAGCCTCTGCAATACCACGAACCTCCCAACAAAAACGTCCAGCAACAAATCCTCCTACAAATCCCAGGATGCAGAGTTCACCtcatggaagaaggagaagccCTAGAGCTCGCCGTCGGCGAGTTCATTCTCGAGAACATCTTCGACGAGAATATATCTCTAGCCACCGTTATCAAAATCGGTGAAGAACTCCAGTGGCCCTTAACGAAAGACGAGCCGGTTGTGAAGATAGATGATTTGCACTACCTCTTCTCCTTGCCGATGAGAGATGGTGATCCGCTGAGCTACGGTGTGACCTTTCCGGAGCAGTATGCAAGTCACTTGGGATTTCTGGACTCCTTTTTGAAGGAGCACTCGTGCTTTACGATCACTTCCAATAGTAGCGCTACGAAGAATGTTAAGGGAGTTGATTGGAAGGAGTATGCTCCGAGGATTGATGACTATAACAATGTGTTGGCCAAGGCAATTGCAGGAGGAACTGGTCAGATTGTCAGAGGAATCTTCATGTGTAGCAATGCTTATGCTAATCAG CTCCATAAAGGAGGGGAAACGACATTGGCTCGTCCAGTTGAGGAGAAAAGATATGGGAAACAAGAAAGTCATAGCAAAAATTCTAATGCCACAAACAAGAGTGGAATGAACAGGAGCTTGAAACG TGTGAGAAGGTTGTCAAAGATGACATCAAATTTGAGCAAATCTATGCTTGATGGGGTTGGTCTTGTGACCGGATCAGTGATGAAACCTGTGGTTAAATCCCAAGCAGGGAAGGCATTCCTAAACATGGTTCCAGGACAAGTCCTCTTGGCTTCACTTGATGCTATCA ACAAGATTTTAGATGCTGCTGAAGTTGCCGAAAAACAAGCCCTTTCGGCTACCTCTGCTGCAACAACTAGAATGGTCAGCAACAG GTATGGGGAAAGTGCAGGGGAAGCAACTGAGCACGCATTTGCAACGGCAGGGCATTGTGCCAACACTGCTTGGAACATCTTCAAAATACGAAAGGCCATCAATCCAGCATCATCTGTCAAAACAGGAGTACTCAAtgctgcaaaaaataaaaacaaaagttcTTAA